A single Lolium perenne isolate Kyuss_39 chromosome 6, Kyuss_2.0, whole genome shotgun sequence DNA region contains:
- the LOC139832609 gene encoding uncharacterized protein, which produces MKVLTRAVAVHAVVLDVPRWLNWSEQSITWSREDHAPRIEYPDRLPLVVRPKVADYWLPKTLMDGGSSINILYYETFQRLGLPDSRLENTKVTFHGIVHGRKAFPIGKVTLPVTFGTPVNYHTERITFEVVNFRSSYHCVLGRQAFARFMAAPHYAYNMMKMPGPHGVITVHGNPEMALECEDISAKLADAIIANEHDNSTELAKG; this is translated from the exons ATGAAGGTCCTCACAAGGGCGGTGGCGGTACACGCGGTCGTCCTCGACGTGCCccggtggctcaactggtccgagcagaGCATCACCTGGAGTCGCGAAGACCATGCTCCTCGCATCGAGTACCCCGACCGACTTCCGCTAGTTGTCAGGCCCAAGGTAGCCGACTACTGGCTGCCAAAAACCCTGATGGATGGAGGGAGCTCCATCAACATTCTGTACTACGAGACCTTCCAGCGGCTCGGCCTACCAGATTCACGCCTTGAAAACACCAAGGTCACATTCCATGGCATCGTCCacgggcggaaggccttcccgatcggcaaggtcACACTACCggtcaccttcggcacgcccgtaAACTACCACACtgagcggataacgttcgaggtggtcAACTTCCGCAGCTCCTATCACTGCGTGCTCGGCCGACAGGCATTCGCCCGGTTCATGGCCGCACCTCACTACgcctacaacatgatgaagatgcccggGCCCCATGGCGTCATAACCGTCCACGGCAACCCGGAGATGGCACTGGAATGCGAGGATatcagcgccaagctcgccgacgccatcATCGCCAACGAACATGACAACTCCACCGAGCTCGCCAA aggaTGA